One segment of Mycobacterium spongiae DNA contains the following:
- a CDS encoding non-ribosomal peptide synthetase, producing the protein MRAGATSADTVRHEVAELLGVSPDSLDPAADLIASGLDSIRMMTLSGRWRRQGIEVDFAVLAANPTVRAWSDLVARHATAGETSAAPRQDGPPAEGSVAADDPGAPFPLAPIQHAMWVGRDDAQQLGGVAGHLYVEFDGCGVDPERLRKAAMELAERHPMLRVEILPDGTQRVGDRGLPVTVMDLRDLDSESAAQRLLATRESKSHQLLDGEVLELALSLLPGGRTRLHVDLDMQAADAVSYRNFMADLAVLYSGRRLPELDYTYREYRAALTATDIPHYEEHRQWWTRRVPELPEAPALPLVPLADQANPRRSTRRWHWFDSDAREALYAAARRHGITPAMAFAASYAGALARWSTSRRFLLNLPIFGREPFHPDVDKLVGDFTSSLMLDVDLTHARTALARAQVLQETLHASARHIGYSGLSVLRDLTRHRGTQTLAPFVFTSGLGLGDLFADDVTDQFGTPVWTISQGPQVLLDAQVTPLGGGLLVNWDVREDAFRPGVIDAMFAHHIAELARLVTDEAWIAPDSPDVPRDQSVVRASVNGTLAAPSGEALHDGFFRQAQRQPDAPAVFSRSGDLSYAQLRDQALAVAAALRTAGVGAGDIVAVMGPKTAEQVPALLGILAAGGIYLPIGVDQPRDRAERILATGSVRLALVCGGQRVSQQMSLPVRTLTIADLLGDKPAEFAPAESNPTDLAYVLFTSGSTGEPKGVELTHDAAMNTVEFLTRHFEIGTADRCLALSTLECDMSVLDIFATLRTGGAIVVVDEAQRRNPDDWARLIEEHKVTVLNFIPGWLEMLIEVGRQRLSSVRVVATGGDWVRPELARQLLAASPGLRFAGLGGATETAVHATIFEIGRAEDLPAAWSAVPYGAPFPNIACRVVNDAGDDCPDWVAGELWVGGRGIARGYRCRPDLTADRFVEHAGRTWYRTGDLARYWPDGTLEFVGRADHRVKVSGYRVELGEVEAALQRVPGVRAAVAALLPGDSDALGAAVCTEPSDVELTDALIRQRLEDFLPAHMIPRQLVLMDRVPYSDNGKFDRAAIASVLAKVTAERRNDRASGGDGPRTKVERALCDIVASVLGRDAETVGVHDDFFSLGYDSVLATHAVAGIRQWLDSPSLMVADVFSTRTVARLADLLIDRESEADRLELVAEVYLEVADMETADVMSELHQTSGDEVAATPAPLEFKPPLEFKPWVKRFTTGRNPGSVVVFPHAGGAAAAYRSLAKELSRNGVDTFVVQYPQRADRRSHPAADSIEALALELFQAGDWRLTAPLTLFGHCMGAVVAFEFARIAERNGVPVRALWASSGQAPCTVAASGPLPTSDSDVLADMVDFGGTDPVLLEDEEFVELLVKAVKADYQALGGYSCAPDVRIRANIHAVGGDSDHRVGGEMLTSWETHTSGRFTLSHFDGGHFYLNEHLDAVARMVGADVG; encoded by the coding sequence TTGCGCGCTGGGGCGACGAGCGCAGATACCGTCCGTCATGAGGTCGCCGAACTCCTTGGGGTCAGTCCCGACTCTCTCGACCCGGCGGCCGACCTGATCGCCTCTGGCCTCGATTCCATCCGGATGATGACGTTGTCTGGGCGGTGGCGCAGACAAGGCATCGAGGTGGACTTTGCGGTCTTGGCGGCAAACCCCACCGTAAGGGCCTGGTCGGACCTGGTAGCTCGGCACGCTACGGCTGGCGAAACGAGTGCAGCGCCGCGTCAGGATGGACCACCGGCTGAGGGTTCCGTCGCTGCAGACGACCCCGGTGCGCCATTTCCGCTGGCGCCGATACAACACGCCATGTGGGTGGGGCGCGATGACGCTCAGCAGCTCGGTGGTGTAGCAGGGCACCTTTATGTCGAATTCGACGGCTGCGGAGTCGATCCCGAGCGACTGCGGAAAGCCGCTATGGAATTGGCAGAACGCCACCCGATGCTCCGTGTCGAGATCCTGCCGGATGGAACGCAGCGGGTTGGGGACCGCGGACTTCCCGTCACCGTTATGGACCTGCGGGACCTCGACTCTGAGTCCGCAGCCCAACGGCTCCTAGCCACCCGTGAGTCCAAGTCGCATCAGCTCTTGGACGGTGAAGTGCTGGAACTGGCGCTGTCGTTGCTGCCGGGTGGGCGCACCCGGCTGCATGTCGACCTCGACATGCAAGCGGCGGACGCGGTGAGCTACCGCAACTTCATGGCTGATCTCGCCGTGCTCTACAGCGGCAGGCGGTTGCCAGAGCTGGACTACACCTATCGAGAGTATCGCGCCGCACTAACTGCAACGGACATACCGCACTATGAGGAGCACCGCCAATGGTGGACGCGACGCGTGCCGGAGCTGCCCGAAGCGCCTGCGCTGCCACTGGTTCCGCTCGCTGATCAGGCGAACCCTCGCCGTAGCACCCGACGTTGGCACTGGTTCGATTCCGACGCCCGTGAAGCGTTGTACGCGGCGGCCCGCCGGCATGGCATCACACCGGCCATGGCATTCGCAGCCTCCTACGCCGGGGCCTTGGCGCGATGGTCCACGAGCCGGCGATTCCTGTTGAACCTGCCGATATTTGGCCGCGAGCCATTCCATCCCGATGTCGACAAGCTGGTCGGCGATTTCACCTCGTCGTTGATGCTCGACGTCGACCTCACACACGCCCGCACTGCGTTGGCACGGGCACAGGTGCTGCAGGAGACCTTGCACGCCAGCGCCCGCCATATCGGATACTCAGGCCTTTCCGTGCTGCGCGATCTGACCCGTCACCGCGGCACCCAGACGCTGGCGCCGTTCGTGTTCACCAGTGGGCTCGGACTTGGCGATCTCTTCGCCGACGACGTCACCGATCAGTTTGGGACGCCGGTGTGGACCATCTCGCAGGGGCCCCAGGTTTTGCTCGACGCCCAGGTGACACCGCTGGGCGGCGGCCTCCTGGTGAACTGGGACGTACGCGAGGATGCATTCCGACCGGGGGTCATCGACGCCATGTTCGCTCACCACATCGCCGAGCTGGCTCGGCTCGTCACCGATGAAGCCTGGATTGCGCCCGATTCCCCCGATGTTCCACGAGACCAGAGCGTAGTGCGCGCGTCGGTCAACGGCACGCTCGCGGCGCCGTCGGGAGAGGCGTTGCATGACGGGTTCTTTCGCCAGGCGCAGCGCCAGCCTGATGCGCCGGCGGTGTTCTCCAGGTCGGGGGATCTGAGCTACGCACAGTTACGCGACCAGGCGCTGGCGGTGGCCGCGGCTCTGCGTACGGCGGGCGTGGGCGCCGGCGACATCGTCGCGGTGATGGGTCCGAAGACCGCCGAGCAAGTGCCGGCGCTGCTGGGAATCTTGGCTGCCGGCGGAATCTATCTGCCGATTGGTGTCGATCAACCCCGCGATCGCGCGGAACGTATCCTCGCGACCGGTTCGGTGCGTCTTGCCCTCGTGTGCGGCGGCCAGCGAGTTTCCCAGCAGATGTCGTTGCCCGTTCGTACGCTGACAATTGCCGATCTGCTCGGTGACAAACCGGCTGAATTCGCCCCCGCGGAAAGCAATCCGACCGATTTGGCCTACGTGTTGTTTACCTCCGGTTCGACGGGCGAGCCCAAAGGTGTCGAGCTGACCCACGACGCCGCGATGAACACCGTGGAGTTTCTCACTCGGCACTTCGAGATTGGCACCGCCGACCGATGCTTGGCGCTGTCCACACTGGAATGCGATATGTCGGTGTTGGACATATTCGCCACCCTGCGCACCGGCGGAGCGATCGTGGTCGTCGACGAAGCGCAGCGCCGCAATCCCGACGACTGGGCTCGGCTCATCGAGGAGCACAAGGTCACCGTACTGAACTTCATTCCGGGGTGGCTGGAGATGCTGATCGAGGTTGGCCGCCAGCGGCTATCGTCGGTACGTGTCGTTGCCACCGGCGGCGACTGGGTGCGACCCGAGCTGGCCCGTCAGCTACTGGCCGCTTCGCCTGGTCTGCGCTTCGCGGGCTTGGGCGGGGCGACTGAGACCGCTGTGCACGCAACCATCTTCGAAATCGGACGGGCTGAGGACCTGCCGGCGGCTTGGAGCGCGGTGCCCTACGGCGCGCCGTTCCCGAACATCGCCTGCCGGGTCGTCAACGATGCCGGCGACGACTGTCCCGATTGGGTAGCTGGAGAGTTGTGGGTGGGCGGACGCGGCATCGCCCGCGGGTACCGCTGCCGCCCGGATTTGACCGCGGACCGATTCGTCGAGCACGCCGGCCGGACCTGGTACCGAACGGGTGATCTAGCTCGCTACTGGCCCGACGGCACACTGGAATTCGTTGGCCGCGCCGATCACCGCGTCAAGGTCAGCGGGTACCGAGTCGAACTCGGTGAGGTCGAGGCCGCGCTGCAGCGAGTGCCGGGAGTGCGGGCAGCGGTGGCCGCGCTGCTGCCCGGCGACTCGGATGCGCTGGGCGCCGCCGTCTGTACCGAGCCCTCGGACGTCGAGTTGACCGATGCGCTGATCCGGCAGCGGTTGGAGGATTTCCTTCCCGCGCACATGATTCCGCGGCAGTTGGTGCTGATGGACCGGGTGCCCTATTCCGACAACGGCAAGTTCGACCGCGCGGCGATCGCGAGTGTGCTTGCCAAGGTCACGGCCGAACGGCGCAACGATAGGGCATCGGGCGGTGATGGGCCGCGGACGAAGGTGGAGCGGGCGCTCTGCGATATCGTCGCCAGCGTCTTGGGACGCGACGCCGAAACCGTGGGCGTACACGACGACTTCTTCTCGCTCGGTTACGATTCCGTGCTTGCCACCCACGCCGTCGCCGGTATCCGACAATGGCTGGATTCCCCCAGCTTGATGGTCGCCGACGTGTTCAGCACCCGGACGGTTGCCCGGCTGGCCGATTTGCTCATCGACCGAGAATCCGAGGCCGACCGGCTCGAGTTGGTGGCCGAGGTGTACCTGGAAGTCGCGGATATGGAAACTGCCGACGTCATGTCCGAACTCCATCAGACGTCCGGCGACGAGGTTGCGGCCACGCCGGCGCCGTTGGAGTTCAAGCCGCCGTTGGAGTTCAAGCCGTGGGTGAAGCGGTTCACCACTGGTCGCAACCCTGGCTCGGTGGTGGTGTTCCCACACGCGGGTGGCGCTGCGGCAGCCTATCGATCGCTGGCGAAGGAGTTGTCGCGAAACGGTGTTGACACCTTCGTGGTGCAATATCCGCAGCGAGCCGACCGGCGCAGCCATCCGGCGGCAGACAGCATAGAGGCCTTGGCGCTGGAACTCTTCCAGGCAGGCGATTGGCGGCTGACCGCGCCGCTGACCTTGTTCGGTCACTGCATGGGAGCTGTGGTGGCCTTCGAGTTCGCCCGTATCGCCGAACGCAACGGTGTCCCGGTGCGTGCCTTGTGGGCATCCTCTGGTCAGGCTCCGTGCACCGTTGCCGCCTCCGGACCGTTGCCGACCAGCGACAGTGACGTCCTGGCCGACATGGTGGACTTCGGCGGCACGGACCCTGTGCTGCTTGAGGATGAGGAATTCGTCGAGCTCCTGGTGAAGGCGGTCAAAGCCGACTATCAAGCTCTCGGCGGCTATTCGTGCGCGCCCGATGTACGCATTCGCGCCAACATCCATGCGGTCGGCGGTGACAGCGACCACCGCGTCGGCGGAGAGATGTTGACGAGCTGGGAGACTCACACGTCTGGCCGGTTCACCCTGTCGCATTTCGACGGCGGTCACTTCTATCTCAATGAGCATCTCGACGCGGTGGCACGGATGGTGGGTGCCGATGTCGGATAG
- a CDS encoding (2,3-dihydroxybenzoyl)adenylate synthase: MSVELEPEQSGLGHGFVPFPADRAAEYRRAGYWLGRPLASILDVAASKWPQRPAIIDTDRTYTFAELDAVAHRVAAALADLGINPGDRVLLQLPNTTQFAVALFGLLRAGAVPVMCLPGHRAAELGHFAEVSGAVGLVIPDRATGFDYRAMATRLTQSHPGLRHVIVDGDPGSFVSLSALADFVVSPDAPNPPRGTVDAALPALLLVSGGTTGMPKLIPRTHDDYLYNATGCAQACQLRADDVYLVALPAGHNFPLACPGMLGAMTVGATTVFTADPSPESAFALINRHGVTATALVNALAKLWAQACDWEPVRPKSLRLLQVGGSRMAADEAHYLRKMLTPGLQQVFGMAEGMLNFTRPGDPVQIIEHTQGRPMSPHDELRVVDENGGDVAPGDEGELLVRGPYTLNGYYRADHANAESFCPDGFFRTGDRVRIFADGPLAGHVEVTGRIKDVIHRGGETVSASEVQEHLLGHPAISSVAAVAVPDQYLGEKICAAVVFSGQQVNLAELNQYLDGRGVAAHSRPDMLVAMASLPTTAVGKVDKKRIVAQIGAQ, translated from the coding sequence ATGAGCGTGGAATTGGAGCCCGAACAAAGCGGATTGGGTCACGGCTTCGTCCCTTTCCCCGCCGACCGGGCCGCCGAATACCGGCGGGCGGGCTACTGGCTCGGACGCCCGCTGGCTTCGATCCTGGACGTCGCTGCCAGCAAGTGGCCGCAGCGGCCCGCGATCATCGACACAGACCGCACCTACACCTTCGCCGAACTGGATGCGGTGGCCCATCGGGTCGCCGCAGCCCTGGCGGATCTCGGCATCAATCCCGGCGACCGAGTACTCCTCCAGCTGCCGAACACCACTCAATTTGCCGTCGCGTTGTTCGGTTTGCTGCGCGCCGGCGCGGTCCCGGTGATGTGCTTGCCGGGTCACCGCGCCGCCGAGCTGGGTCACTTCGCGGAGGTTAGCGGTGCGGTGGGGCTGGTTATCCCTGATCGCGCAACCGGCTTCGACTATCGGGCGATGGCCACACGGTTGACACAGAGCCATCCAGGTCTGCGTCATGTCATTGTGGACGGCGATCCGGGCTCGTTCGTCTCCTTGTCCGCGCTCGCCGATTTCGTCGTCAGTCCCGATGCGCCCAACCCCCCTCGCGGGACTGTCGATGCCGCGCTGCCGGCACTGCTCTTGGTGTCGGGAGGCACGACCGGGATGCCGAAGCTGATTCCCCGTACACACGACGACTACCTGTACAACGCGACCGGCTGTGCGCAGGCGTGCCAACTGCGCGCCGACGACGTTTACCTGGTCGCGCTACCGGCCGGACATAACTTTCCGCTGGCCTGCCCCGGAATGCTCGGCGCGATGACCGTCGGCGCTACCACGGTCTTCACCGCCGATCCCAGCCCCGAATCGGCGTTCGCGCTGATCAATCGACACGGGGTCACCGCAACGGCGCTCGTCAACGCCCTGGCCAAACTATGGGCGCAGGCCTGTGATTGGGAGCCGGTGCGGCCGAAATCACTGCGGCTACTCCAGGTAGGTGGGTCACGGATGGCGGCCGATGAAGCCCACTACCTCCGGAAAATGCTGACCCCAGGGCTGCAGCAGGTGTTCGGGATGGCCGAGGGGATGCTGAATTTCACGCGCCCCGGCGACCCGGTTCAGATCATTGAACACACTCAGGGCCGACCCATGTCGCCACACGACGAGCTGCGCGTGGTCGACGAAAACGGCGGCGATGTCGCACCCGGCGACGAGGGCGAGTTGCTGGTGCGCGGGCCCTACACACTCAATGGCTACTACCGAGCCGATCACGCCAACGCCGAATCGTTCTGCCCCGACGGCTTCTTCCGAACCGGTGACCGGGTGCGCATCTTCGCCGACGGCCCCTTGGCTGGCCACGTCGAGGTCACCGGCCGGATCAAAGACGTCATCCATCGCGGCGGAGAGACCGTGTCGGCCTCCGAGGTGCAAGAGCACCTGCTTGGCCACCCGGCCATATCCTCGGTCGCCGCGGTTGCCGTGCCCGACCAGTACTTGGGTGAAAAGATCTGCGCGGCGGTGGTTTTCAGCGGCCAGCAGGTCAACCTGGCTGAACTCAACCAGTATCTGGATGGCCGCGGAGTGGCCGCGCACTCGCGGCCGGACATGCTTGTTGCGATGGCGTCACTGCCCACCACCGCCGTCGGAAAGGTAGACAAGAAGAGAATTGTCGCGCAGATAGGCGCGCAATGA
- a CDS encoding polyketide synthase: MSDSDPIVIVGLAVEAPGGVETADDFWSLLAEQREGLGPFPTDRGWALPQLFDGSRTDGYKPIHNLGGFLSSAITFDPEFFRISRREATAMDPQQRVALRLAWRSVENSGINPDDLAGHDVGCYVGASALEYGPPLAEFSDYSGHLITGTSLGVIAGRIAYTLDLAGPALTVDTSCSSALAAFHTAVQAIRAGDCDLALAGGVCVMGTPGYFAEFSKQHALSDDGHCRPYSAHASGTVWAEGAAMFVLQRRSRALADGRSILAEVRATCVNSDGRSSGLTAPSRDAQTRLFRRAIAQAGVAPADVGMVEGHGTGTRLGDRTELLALVASYGTAPAGRGPRLGSVKSNIGHAQAAAGALGLAKVIVSAEHAAVPATLHVDEPSREIDWQQQGLRLADKLTPWPAVDGWRTAAVSAFGMSGTNCHAIVSMPDSASEREET; the protein is encoded by the coding sequence ATGTCGGATAGCGACCCGATCGTCATCGTCGGGCTGGCGGTGGAGGCACCCGGAGGCGTCGAGACCGCGGACGACTTCTGGTCCCTGCTGGCCGAACAACGTGAGGGGCTCGGTCCTTTTCCCACGGATCGGGGCTGGGCGCTACCGCAACTCTTCGACGGTTCGCGTACAGACGGATACAAACCCATCCACAACCTTGGTGGATTTCTTTCCAGTGCAATAACGTTCGACCCCGAATTCTTTCGTATCTCGCGGCGCGAAGCGACGGCCATGGACCCACAGCAGCGAGTTGCGCTGCGGCTGGCATGGCGCAGCGTGGAGAACAGCGGGATCAACCCCGACGACCTGGCCGGTCACGACGTGGGCTGCTACGTTGGCGCCTCTGCCCTCGAATATGGGCCACCTCTGGCCGAATTCTCCGACTACAGTGGCCATCTGATCACCGGGACATCACTAGGTGTCATCGCCGGACGCATTGCCTACACCCTGGACTTGGCCGGGCCGGCACTGACGGTCGACACGTCGTGTTCCTCGGCCCTGGCGGCGTTTCACACCGCGGTGCAAGCGATCCGGGCCGGCGACTGTGACCTCGCGCTCGCGGGCGGGGTGTGCGTGATGGGTACCCCCGGCTATTTCGCGGAGTTCTCGAAACAGCACGCGCTATCCGATGACGGCCATTGTCGGCCGTATAGCGCGCACGCCAGCGGAACCGTGTGGGCAGAGGGCGCGGCCATGTTTGTCCTGCAACGCCGGTCGAGGGCACTGGCCGACGGGCGCAGCATCCTGGCGGAAGTCCGCGCCACGTGTGTGAACTCCGATGGGCGCAGCAGCGGGCTGACGGCACCCAGCCGCGACGCGCAAACGCGATTGTTTCGGCGCGCCATCGCACAAGCCGGGGTTGCGCCCGCCGATGTTGGGATGGTCGAGGGGCACGGCACCGGGACGCGGCTCGGTGACCGCACCGAACTGCTGGCGCTGGTGGCCAGCTACGGCACCGCGCCGGCCGGACGTGGCCCGCGGCTGGGATCGGTGAAGTCGAATATCGGGCATGCGCAGGCCGCGGCGGGCGCGCTGGGTCTGGCCAAAGTCATTGTGTCCGCGGAACACGCCGCGGTCCCGGCGACTCTCCATGTCGACGAACCCAGCCGCGAAATCGATTGGCAGCAACAGGGCCTGCGACTGGCCGACAAGTTGACGCCGTGGCCGGCCGTGGACGGATGGCGCACCGCGGCCGTGTCCGCGTTCGGAATGAGCGGCACCAATTGTCACGCCATCGTTTCGATGCCCGACTCCGCTTCCGAGCGCGAGGAGACCTGA
- the mbtD gene encoding mycobactin polyketide synthase MbtD, with the protein MAPKRLPDGRVAVLLSAHAEELIGRDARAIADYLDRFPETTASAVSRQVHKTRRVRTHRVSLRVADRVELIDGLHALAAGRDHHLVARSALGDAPRHAFVFPGQGGQWPGMGAVAYQELPVYRSVTDTCAAAFDAVGTPSPLRYLTAERVADEQAPFAEIEIEGAQFVHAVALAEVWRSCGVHPDVTVGHSLGEVAAAYIAGSITLSDAVGVVCARANVVDRLPGRYAVAALGISEQAARTLIAATEGWLELSVINAPATVAVSGDREAVLAIVETVRASGDFAREITVGFPVHTSVLEPLRDELLSGLPDSEFVEAPVRFIGGTTGDMVPPSTAFREYWYANLRHTVRFDRAVESAIRCGARSFIELSANPVLLFAVRQNLEESAPFREVPTVLVGSGRRDEPFVDSLAANIAAAAVADPGYPWEDLNPGAPDRDTGLSGFPNAPMHAVPLWAHPEPLSPVPGRTPGLTTAVERWNQLASVTPASGPRRHIAVIGLGTQHDLAETFRMAIDSHPGTELSSARDAELTAVIAPEFDYPDAARVTGELCDLVGAGVLDYPSQVGSDCHTVCLVTVGGEQVSSGDAVPFAGQAALAAMHRSIGFEYPERTFSHLDLPSGELAPEAGAALVEALLTGRSEIALRDSASGYVLLGRTLADAPAAAAWPLDAAVLDDVVITGGAGAIGLHYARYFAEHGARRVVLLSRHAADPTVLTELAAHHGTVVVSPPCDITDPDQLSAVAAEYGAAGASLVVHAAGATTFEAAGCLTADAIADTLAAKITGLVRVNELWPIRADARMLLCSSVTGVWGGKSIVSYSAANRLLDVMAAELRAQGRFCVAVKYGVWERPPDGAVSPGMLDAAEMARVERTGLRQMAPRQAISASLRDYWLDPLVFAADAGRLQMFLDTRQAQWRDPGRRTAVVAAPTCADNPTTADVVRSQLAAVLGMAHDGELRLEDSLFDLGVDSMLGVDLSKRLRRVIGRTVPLATLMDDITGDELVERLEGADVCPDTAEKVDVSRD; encoded by the coding sequence ATGGCCCCCAAACGACTGCCCGACGGTCGGGTCGCGGTTCTTCTCAGCGCGCATGCCGAGGAACTCATCGGCCGCGACGCGCGGGCCATCGCCGACTACCTTGACCGCTTTCCGGAAACCACCGCGAGCGCAGTTTCGCGCCAGGTGCACAAGACCCGACGGGTGCGCACGCACCGCGTGTCGCTGCGCGTTGCCGACCGGGTCGAACTCATCGACGGGTTGCACGCGCTGGCCGCCGGACGCGACCATCACCTCGTCGCCCGGTCGGCGCTGGGCGACGCACCGCGGCACGCGTTCGTTTTTCCCGGTCAGGGTGGACAGTGGCCGGGGATGGGCGCCGTTGCCTATCAGGAGCTGCCGGTCTACCGATCCGTGACGGATACCTGCGCCGCGGCGTTTGACGCTGTTGGCACGCCGTCTCCGCTGCGCTACTTGACTGCCGAGCGCGTTGCCGACGAACAAGCGCCTTTTGCTGAAATCGAGATCGAAGGCGCGCAATTCGTCCATGCCGTGGCGCTGGCCGAGGTCTGGCGTTCCTGTGGCGTGCATCCCGATGTCACTGTCGGGCACAGCCTGGGCGAAGTAGCCGCCGCCTATATCGCGGGAAGCATCACCCTGTCCGACGCCGTCGGCGTAGTCTGCGCCCGCGCCAATGTGGTGGACCGCCTCCCGGGCCGCTACGCGGTTGCGGCGCTGGGCATCAGCGAACAAGCGGCACGTACGCTGATCGCGGCCACCGAGGGCTGGTTGGAACTGTCGGTCATCAACGCCCCCGCCACCGTCGCCGTCTCGGGTGACCGCGAGGCGGTGCTGGCCATCGTCGAGACGGTCCGAGCCAGCGGTGATTTCGCCCGGGAGATCACCGTGGGCTTCCCAGTGCATACCAGTGTGCTCGAGCCGCTCCGCGACGAGCTGCTGTCTGGGCTGCCGGATTCGGAATTCGTCGAGGCACCCGTGCGATTCATCGGCGGGACCACCGGCGACATGGTGCCACCAAGCACCGCCTTCAGGGAATACTGGTATGCAAACCTGCGTCACACCGTGCGTTTCGACCGGGCTGTTGAGTCGGCTATTCGTTGTGGTGCGCGTTCGTTCATCGAATTGTCGGCTAATCCCGTGCTGCTGTTCGCCGTTCGTCAGAACCTCGAGGAATCCGCTCCCTTCCGGGAAGTCCCGACGGTATTGGTCGGGTCGGGGCGACGCGATGAGCCATTCGTGGATTCGCTGGCGGCGAATATCGCTGCCGCCGCGGTGGCGGACCCCGGCTACCCCTGGGAAGACTTGAACCCTGGCGCGCCCGACCGCGACACCGGTTTGTCCGGATTCCCGAATGCGCCCATGCACGCGGTGCCGCTGTGGGCGCACCCCGAGCCGTTGTCTCCCGTGCCGGGCCGGACCCCGGGATTGACAACCGCTGTAGAGCGCTGGAACCAGCTAGCGTCGGTGACGCCGGCGTCCGGTCCGCGACGCCACATCGCTGTCATCGGCCTGGGAACCCAGCACGATCTTGCCGAAACCTTCAGGATGGCAATTGATTCCCACCCCGGGACCGAGCTGAGCTCAGCACGCGACGCGGAGCTGACCGCCGTGATCGCGCCGGAATTCGACTACCCGGACGCCGCCCGCGTGACCGGTGAGCTGTGCGATCTGGTGGGTGCCGGTGTGCTCGACTACCCGTCGCAGGTGGGCTCGGACTGCCACACAGTCTGCCTGGTCACCGTCGGCGGTGAACAGGTCAGTTCGGGCGACGCGGTGCCATTCGCCGGCCAGGCGGCTCTGGCTGCGATGCATCGCAGCATCGGATTCGAATATCCCGAAAGAACTTTCAGCCACCTGGACCTACCCTCGGGCGAGTTGGCACCGGAGGCCGGCGCTGCCTTGGTCGAGGCGCTGCTCACCGGACGCAGCGAGATCGCGCTACGCGACTCAGCAAGCGGGTACGTGCTATTGGGGCGCACGCTTGCCGATGCGCCGGCCGCCGCAGCGTGGCCGTTGGACGCCGCCGTGCTCGACGACGTCGTCATCACCGGCGGTGCCGGCGCCATCGGTCTGCACTACGCTCGATACTTCGCCGAGCACGGAGCGCGACGCGTCGTGCTGCTCAGCCGCCACGCCGCGGACCCGACGGTGCTGACCGAGCTCGCGGCGCACCACGGCACCGTGGTCGTGTCGCCACCGTGCGACATCACCGATCCCGACCAATTGTCGGCGGTTGCTGCCGAATACGGTGCCGCTGGTGCCTCATTGGTAGTTCACGCTGCCGGCGCCACGACGTTCGAAGCCGCTGGCTGCCTCACGGCCGACGCTATCGCCGACACCTTGGCCGCAAAAATCACCGGCCTGGTTCGGGTGAACGAACTGTGGCCGATTCGCGCAGACGCCCGAATGCTGTTGTGTTCCTCGGTGACTGGAGTGTGGGGGGGAAAGAGCATTGTTTCGTACTCGGCGGCAAACCGGCTCTTGGACGTGATGGCCGCCGAGCTGCGCGCTCAAGGCAGGTTCTGTGTGGCCGTGAAGTATGGCGTGTGGGAGCGTCCACCGGACGGCGCCGTAAGCCCGGGCATGCTCGATGCGGCCGAGATGGCACGCGTCGAGCGCACTGGGCTGCGTCAGATGGCTCCACGCCAGGCGATCAGCGCGAGTTTGCGCGACTACTGGCTCGACCCGTTGGTGTTTGCTGCCGATGCGGGCCGGTTGCAGATGTTCTTGGACACCAGACAAGCCCAGTGGCGCGATCCCGGGCGCCGGACAGCCGTGGTGGCTGCGCCAACCTGCGCGGACAACCCGACGACTGCGGACGTGGTGCGCAGTCAGCTGGCGGCGGTGCTCGGAATGGCCCACGACGGTGAGTTGCGGCTCGAGGACTCGCTATTCGACCTGGGTGTCGACTCCATGCTGGGCGTCGACTTGAGTAAACGTCTGCGACGGGTGATCGGCCGAACGGTGCCCCTGGCGACGTTGATGGACGACATCACCGGCGACGAACTCGTCGAGAGACTCGAGGGGGCCGACGTGTGTCCCGACACAGCAGAGAAAGTGGACGTTTCGCGTGACTGA